Proteins encoded within one genomic window of Flavobacterium gilvum:
- a CDS encoding gamma carbonic anhydrase family protein — MIIKAIKGKSPVIPEDCYVAENATIVGDVTFGTQCSVWFNAVIRGDVHFITIGNKVNIQDGAIVHCTYQKHPTVIGNNVSIGHNAIVHGCTIHDNVLIGMGAIVMDNCVVGSNSIIGAGSVVTQNTVIEPGSIWAGVPAKKVKDIDQSNFAGEIERISNNYVMYSSWFKEE, encoded by the coding sequence ATGATAATAAAGGCAATAAAAGGAAAATCACCTGTCATTCCAGAAGATTGTTATGTGGCCGAAAATGCCACAATTGTTGGTGACGTGACTTTTGGTACCCAATGCAGCGTTTGGTTTAATGCAGTAATTCGTGGCGATGTTCATTTTATCACAATTGGGAATAAAGTAAATATTCAGGATGGAGCCATTGTGCATTGTACGTATCAAAAGCATCCAACTGTTATTGGTAATAATGTTTCTATAGGGCATAACGCCATTGTGCATGGCTGTACTATCCATGATAATGTATTAATTGGAATGGGGGCAATTGTTATGGACAATTGTGTGGTTGGGAGCAATTCAATTATTGGTGCAGGATCTGTTGTTACTCAAAATACAGTTATAGAGCCAGGATCTATTTGGGCTGGTGTTCCTGCCAAAAAAGTTAAGGATATTGATCAATCCAATTTTGCCGGTGAAATCGAGCGTATTTCCAATAATTACGTGATGTATTCCAGTTGGTTTAAAGAGGAATAA
- the murI gene encoding glutamate racemase: MTNDRPIGVFDSGIGGTSIWKAIHNLLPNEQTIYLADSKNAPYGQKSKQEIIALSMKNTDLLIEMGCKLIVVACNTATTNAIQELRAKYSIPFIGIEPAIKPAATNSKTQKIGILATKGTLNSELFNKTAEKFQDIKIIEQIGHGLVQLIENGQINSTEMTQLLYSYLTPMIEADIDYLVLGCSHYPYLIPQIKKILPEHIQIIDSGEAVAKQTQNILREKVGFSSAESSNPIFYTNTNPKVLSEILENKYPVEEMDF; this comes from the coding sequence ATGACAAACGATAGACCAATTGGTGTTTTTGACTCAGGAATTGGAGGAACTTCCATCTGGAAAGCCATTCATAATCTGTTGCCAAATGAGCAAACGATCTACCTTGCTGACAGCAAGAATGCTCCCTATGGACAAAAATCAAAACAGGAAATCATTGCCTTGAGCATGAAAAACACTGATTTATTGATTGAAATGGGATGCAAACTGATAGTTGTGGCCTGCAATACTGCAACAACCAACGCTATTCAGGAATTAAGAGCCAAATACAGTATTCCGTTTATAGGTATAGAACCGGCCATAAAACCGGCAGCAACAAACTCTAAAACTCAAAAAATTGGTATTCTGGCCACAAAAGGAACATTAAACAGTGAGCTTTTTAATAAAACTGCCGAGAAGTTTCAGGATATCAAAATCATCGAGCAAATAGGTCACGGATTGGTTCAGTTAATCGAAAACGGTCAAATCAATTCTACAGAAATGACCCAATTATTATATTCCTATTTAACACCTATGATTGAGGCCGATATTGATTATCTCGTTTTGGGTTGCAGTCATTATCCTTATTTGATTCCTCAAATAAAAAAAATACTTCCGGAACATATTCAAATCATCGATTCTGGAGAGGCGGTTGCAAAACAAACCCAAAATATACTCAGAGAAAAAGTAGGCTTTTCGTCAGCAGAAAGTAGCAATCCTATCTTTTACACAAACACCAATCCAAAAGTTTTATCTGAAATACTGGAAAACAAATACCCGGTTGAAGAAATGGATTTTTAA
- a CDS encoding OmpH family outer membrane protein, producing MKQFKTLLIAAILFLGATQISTAQTKVAHVDVNEIMAKMPAMLDAQKQLEKLSATYDADIKKMIDEYQTKIKKYEAEATTATEAVNQERSKEVQDMQKRIADFRDNAQKELQKKQEEIVKPIIDKVKASIQKVGKAKGFQYVLDGSTLLLADGTNITPDVKKDLGF from the coding sequence ATGAAACAATTCAAAACTCTATTAATTGCTGCGATACTATTTTTAGGTGCAACTCAAATTTCAACTGCTCAAACAAAAGTAGCTCATGTCGATGTAAATGAAATCATGGCCAAAATGCCTGCTATGCTTGATGCTCAAAAACAATTGGAAAAATTGAGTGCAACTTATGATGCAGACATCAAAAAGATGATTGATGAATACCAAACAAAAATTAAAAAATATGAAGCAGAGGCTACAACTGCCACTGAAGCTGTAAACCAAGAGCGTTCAAAAGAAGTTCAAGATATGCAAAAAAGAATTGCTGACTTTAGAGATAATGCTCAAAAAGAATTGCAAAAAAAACAAGAAGAAATTGTTAAGCCAATCATAGATAAAGTAAAAGCTTCTATCCAAAAAGTTGGTAAAGCTAAAGGATTCCAATATGTTCTTGACGGATCTACACTTTTACTTGCTGACGGAACAAACATTACTCCAGACGTAAAAAAAGATTTAGGTTTTTAA
- a CDS encoding OmpH family outer membrane protein — translation MRKEFLFIILSLFAATIVDAQTRGNKVGYIDMEYILENVPNYVEAKAQLEQKAQQWKQEIEAKKIEINKLSEALKAEKPLLTAELIEERETEIKFLETEKLDYQQKRFGPNGDLIIQKAGLVKPIQDQVFTAVQDIAEAKKYDFIFDKSSHLTILFAAKRFDVSDQVIRMLNRTDKREQLTKKQLKEEEAKENLQDEMDENPALAEKEKALLDKKAAREKLVTDKKAAQDEARRQYEERRKKLLAEREAKKNGTVVAPANSEDNKNFTPSTIGNTDTSKGAKTTTTAEDQKRIYEERKKALEEKRKKTLEEREAKKSGTAVAPSTPSKIEETKDFTPSTVANPDTSKKTTEETKTTTTAEDQKKAYEERKKALEEKRKKILEDREAAKKAAEEKRLKEIQEKEALKKANEVK, via the coding sequence ATGAGAAAAGAATTTTTATTTATAATTTTATCGCTTTTCGCTGCAACCATAGTAGATGCGCAGACCAGAGGAAACAAGGTTGGTTATATTGATATGGAGTACATATTGGAAAATGTTCCAAATTATGTAGAAGCCAAAGCACAATTAGAGCAAAAAGCGCAGCAATGGAAGCAAGAAATTGAGGCTAAAAAAATAGAAATCAACAAACTTTCTGAAGCTTTAAAAGCTGAAAAGCCGTTATTGACAGCAGAATTAATTGAAGAAAGAGAAACAGAAATAAAGTTCCTTGAAACCGAAAAACTGGATTACCAACAAAAAAGATTCGGCCCAAATGGAGATTTAATAATTCAGAAAGCCGGATTAGTTAAACCTATCCAAGATCAGGTTTTTACAGCTGTTCAGGATATTGCAGAGGCAAAAAAATACGACTTCATATTTGACAAATCTTCACATTTAACCATTCTTTTTGCTGCAAAAAGATTTGATGTTAGTGATCAGGTAATTCGAATGTTAAATCGAACTGATAAAAGAGAACAATTAACTAAAAAACAGCTAAAAGAAGAGGAAGCAAAAGAGAATTTACAAGACGAGATGGATGAAAATCCAGCTTTGGCCGAAAAAGAAAAAGCGCTATTAGACAAAAAAGCCGCCAGAGAAAAACTCGTAACTGATAAAAAAGCAGCTCAGGATGAAGCCCGAAGACAATACGAGGAAAGAAGAAAAAAATTATTGGCTGAAAGAGAAGCAAAAAAGAATGGCACAGTTGTTGCTCCCGCTAATTCAGAAGACAATAAAAACTTCACTCCAAGCACAATCGGGAATACTGACACTTCAAAAGGAGCCAAAACAACAACTACTGCTGAGGATCAAAAAAGAATATACGAGGAACGCAAAAAAGCTTTAGAAGAAAAAAGAAAAAAAACACTGGAAGAAAGGGAAGCTAAAAAAAGCGGTACAGCTGTTGCTCCTTCCACTCCTTCCAAGATTGAAGAAACTAAAGATTTCACTCCAAGCACAGTAGCAAATCCTGACACTTCTAAAAAAACAACAGAGGAAACCAAAACTACCACAACTGCCGAAGATCAGAAAAAGGCATACGAGGAACGTAAAAAAGCTTTGGAAGAAAAAAGAAAAAAAATATTGGAAGACAGAGAAGCTGCCAAAAAAGCAGCAGAAGAAAAAAGATTAAAAGAAATTCAAGAGAAAGAGGCTTTAAAGAAGGCCAATGAAGTAAAATAA
- the bamA gene encoding outer membrane protein assembly factor BamA has product MRLSLIIKKENVDLEKQVNKLNNILVLHKSIKLVLTFLILGVFTQIKAQDRVPFDQGKKYILADVKVVGDISFNPQTVVTFAGLEKGQEITIPGEQISSSIKKLGKLGLFDEIAFYVNKIENDSIYLDLNIKELPKINEVKFVGVSKSKTESFIKDNGLTNGKIVTENLITTTKNYIEKKYKKDGFYNAKTYITTTKDTTNANHVNMLVKVDVGEKVKVYKIDFEGNKEVPSNKLLGAMKNTKEKNYFNLLKRSKYIEDKYQEDLVKVVDAYKKIGYRDARVVNDSVAYDKDKNAIYIKIKVEEGIKYYFGDIKFIGNTVYADDQLKNYLGIHKGDVYNGVLLQERIADKSKPDGEDITNLYQNNGYLFSNINAVETKTTDNIIDFEIRITEGPIAYFNKITVVGNDKTNDEVIYRELRTHPGEKYNKSELVRTIREIGQLGFFDPEKIEPKFKNVDGSAGTVDIEYNVVEKGASQIELQGGYGGGGFVGTLGLSFNNFSARNLFNKDAYRPVPMGDGQKVALRLQASSYYKTYSLSFSEPWFGGKKPISFNSSFAFSQQYSSNYQLQNVDKSKYINIMSLSVGIAKRLTVPDDFFTLSQSVSFQRYDLHNYYYGLFTFANGQSKNLSYSIGLSRNSKGFNPIFPTYGSEFSIHGEFTLPYSLFNGINYATLGEQQKYKYLYSGASYVDNNDRVVNAGDYLDKLPSSGGTVPNKVDNYQDAVADPGKVDQEKYKWLEYYKVQFTGDWYTTLYKKLVLRTLMQFGFLGAYNQDRGVIPFERYYLGGDGMAGSSIDGRQNIQLRGYENGSLTPSSSTGDAYGATIYNKFSLELRYPITLKQSASIYALTFAEAGQSYESLSDYQPFNLARSAGVGLRVFMPAFGLLGIDFGYGFDAVPGAVQPSGWQTHFIIGQQF; this is encoded by the coding sequence ATGAGGCTATCATTGATTATCAAAAAAGAGAACGTCGATTTGGAAAAACAAGTGAACAAATTAAATAATATTTTAGTGTTACATAAAAGCATAAAACTAGTCCTTACCTTTTTAATTTTAGGAGTATTCACTCAAATTAAGGCACAAGACAGAGTACCGTTTGACCAAGGTAAAAAATACATATTAGCAGACGTAAAAGTAGTTGGAGACATCAGCTTCAACCCTCAAACCGTTGTTACTTTTGCTGGTCTCGAAAAAGGGCAGGAAATTACCATACCAGGTGAACAAATCAGTAGTTCGATAAAAAAACTAGGGAAACTTGGGCTTTTTGACGAAATTGCATTTTATGTAAACAAGATAGAAAATGACAGTATCTATCTGGACTTAAACATTAAAGAATTACCTAAAATAAATGAAGTTAAGTTTGTGGGAGTTTCCAAAAGCAAAACAGAATCTTTCATCAAAGACAATGGTTTGACAAATGGTAAAATCGTAACCGAAAATTTAATTACTACTACCAAAAATTATATTGAGAAAAAATACAAAAAAGACGGTTTTTACAATGCAAAAACCTACATAACCACTACAAAAGACACAACAAACGCCAATCATGTCAACATGCTTGTAAAGGTTGATGTTGGGGAAAAAGTAAAAGTCTACAAAATTGATTTCGAAGGCAACAAAGAAGTTCCAAGCAATAAACTTCTTGGCGCCATGAAAAACACTAAAGAAAAAAACTACTTCAATCTTTTGAAACGATCAAAATACATTGAAGACAAATACCAGGAAGATCTTGTAAAAGTTGTTGATGCCTACAAAAAAATAGGATACCGCGATGCTCGTGTCGTGAATGATTCGGTTGCTTATGATAAAGACAAAAATGCCATTTATATCAAAATAAAGGTTGAAGAAGGTATTAAATATTATTTTGGAGACATTAAATTTATTGGAAACACAGTTTACGCTGACGACCAACTTAAGAACTATCTTGGTATCCACAAAGGAGATGTTTACAATGGGGTTCTGCTACAGGAGAGGATTGCAGACAAATCAAAACCAGACGGAGAAGACATTACCAATCTTTATCAAAATAACGGATATTTGTTTTCAAATATAAACGCTGTAGAGACAAAAACAACAGACAATATTATTGATTTTGAAATCCGTATCACCGAAGGACCTATTGCTTATTTTAACAAAATCACGGTTGTTGGAAACGACAAAACCAACGATGAAGTTATCTATCGCGAATTAAGAACACATCCGGGAGAGAAATACAACAAATCAGAACTAGTAAGAACCATCAGAGAGATTGGACAATTAGGCTTTTTTGATCCAGAAAAAATCGAACCAAAATTCAAAAACGTTGATGGAAGTGCCGGAACCGTTGACATCGAATATAATGTAGTAGAAAAAGGTGCCAGCCAAATAGAACTTCAAGGAGGTTATGGCGGAGGTGGTTTCGTGGGAACATTAGGACTTTCTTTCAATAACTTTTCGGCTAGAAATTTATTCAATAAAGATGCTTACCGTCCAGTTCCTATGGGAGATGGACAAAAAGTTGCCTTACGTTTACAGGCAAGTTCTTATTACAAAACCTATAGTTTATCATTTTCGGAACCTTGGTTTGGAGGAAAAAAACCTATTAGTTTTAACAGCTCCTTTGCTTTTAGCCAGCAATACAGTTCCAACTATCAATTGCAAAACGTTGACAAATCAAAATACATCAACATTATGTCTTTGTCTGTCGGAATAGCAAAAAGACTGACCGTGCCTGATGATTTCTTTACACTTTCACAATCTGTTAGTTTCCAACGTTACGATTTGCACAATTACTATTATGGCTTGTTTACCTTTGCAAATGGACAATCAAAAAACTTATCCTACTCTATTGGTTTAAGCCGAAACAGCAAAGGATTTAACCCTATATTCCCAACTTACGGTTCTGAATTTAGTATACACGGGGAATTTACATTACCCTATTCTCTATTCAATGGCATAAATTATGCAACATTAGGAGAGCAACAAAAATATAAATACCTCTATTCTGGAGCTTCTTACGTAGACAACAATGACAGAGTTGTAAATGCCGGAGATTATCTAGACAAGTTACCATCATCTGGAGGAACTGTTCCAAATAAAGTTGACAATTATCAAGATGCTGTAGCCGATCCTGGAAAAGTAGACCAGGAAAAATACAAATGGCTCGAATATTACAAAGTTCAATTTACAGGAGACTGGTACACAACTTTGTATAAAAAATTAGTTTTGAGAACTTTAATGCAATTTGGATTCCTAGGAGCATACAATCAGGACAGAGGGGTTATTCCATTTGAAAGATATTATTTAGGAGGAGATGGTATGGCCGGTAGCTCAATTGATGGAAGACAAAACATACAGTTGAGAGGATATGAAAATGGCTCATTGACACCTTCAAGCTCAACTGGGGATGCTTATGGTGCAACTATTTATAATAAATTCTCATTAGAATTACGTTACCCGATTACACTAAAACAATCGGCTTCTATTTATGCTTTGACTTTTGCGGAAGCAGGACAATCCTATGAATCTTTATCCGATTACCAACCATTTAATTTGGCTCGTTCAGCCGGTGTGGGATTAAGAGTATTTATGCCTGCATTTGGTTTATTGGGAATTGACTTTGGTTACGGATTTGATGCTGTTCCAGGAGCAGTACAACCAAGTGGATGGCAAACGCATTTCATTATAGGTCAGCAATTTTAA
- a CDS encoding isoprenyl transferase, whose product MLKEQINKDNIPKHLAIIMDGNGRWAKQKGFIRTLGHESGSKTVKKIIKECSNLGIEYLTLYAFSTENWNRPKLEVDTLMKVLIHNLKKELKTMEKDGVKMNAIGNLEKLPENAQKQLQEVIDRTKNNTKLTLTLALSYGAREELVNAVRIISDKVKNNIISIDSIDDSIINEHLYTRDMPDVDLLIRTSGEYRISNFLLWQIAYSELYFTDVLWPDFKEKELHEAIIDYQKRERRFGKTSEQIK is encoded by the coding sequence ATGCTAAAAGAACAAATAAATAAAGACAATATTCCAAAACACCTAGCTATTATTATGGATGGCAACGGTCGTTGGGCGAAACAAAAAGGGTTCATCAGAACGCTTGGCCACGAAAGCGGATCAAAAACCGTAAAGAAAATTATAAAAGAATGCAGCAATCTGGGAATTGAATATTTAACTCTTTATGCATTCTCCACAGAAAACTGGAACAGACCCAAACTTGAAGTTGACACCTTGATGAAAGTTTTGATTCACAACTTGAAAAAGGAACTCAAGACAATGGAGAAAGACGGTGTCAAAATGAATGCAATAGGCAATTTGGAGAAACTTCCAGAAAATGCCCAAAAACAGCTTCAGGAAGTAATTGATAGGACAAAAAACAATACAAAACTGACACTTACACTTGCTTTAAGCTATGGAGCCAGAGAAGAATTAGTCAATGCCGTGAGAATAATCAGCGATAAAGTTAAAAATAATATAATTTCAATAGACAGTATTGACGATTCAATTATAAATGAGCATCTTTACACGCGTGATATGCCAGATGTTGATTTATTGATAAGAACAAGCGGTGAATATAGAATAAGTAATTTTCTGCTTTGGCAAATAGCCTATTCAGAATTGTACTTTACTGATGTTTTGTGGCCTGACTTTAAAGAAAAAGAATTGCATGAGGCTATCATTGATTATCAAAAAAGAGAACGTCGATTTGGAAAAACAAGTGAACAAATTAAATAA
- the porG gene encoding type IX secretion system protein PorG, with product MNKIFISFLCFFTFTSIHSQINEIGVFLGGSNFIGDVGSTTYIAPNEPAFGILYKWNKSPRHAYRFSYTQSQISGDDHDSNETGRYNRGYTFKNNIKELSAGLEFNFFDFNLHDSKVKFTPYMYSGLSYFFYDELYVISGVTHKDGLKSNVAIPMTLGVKTNFSRNFVLGLEVGARYTFTDNIDGSNPSDGNLPKFGNINNNDWYVFSGLTLTYTFGEKPCYCAESK from the coding sequence ATGAATAAAATTTTCATTTCATTTTTGTGCTTTTTTACCTTTACTTCCATTCATTCCCAAATCAATGAAATAGGAGTATTTCTTGGAGGCAGCAATTTCATAGGAGATGTAGGTTCAACAACTTATATAGCTCCAAACGAGCCTGCATTTGGTATTTTATACAAATGGAATAAAAGCCCAAGACACGCTTATAGATTTTCCTATACCCAGTCACAAATTTCGGGCGATGATCACGATTCAAATGAAACAGGAAGATACAATAGAGGTTATACGTTTAAAAACAATATCAAAGAACTATCAGCAGGATTGGAGTTTAATTTTTTTGATTTTAACCTGCATGATTCAAAAGTAAAATTCACCCCTTATATGTATTCTGGCTTAAGTTATTTCTTTTATGACGAATTGTATGTAATCTCCGGAGTTACGCATAAAGACGGCCTGAAAAGCAATGTTGCCATACCAATGACACTTGGTGTCAAGACAAATTTTTCAAGAAATTTTGTTTTAGGTTTGGAAGTTGGCGCCCGATATACATTCACAGATAATATTGACGGAAGCAACCCAAGTGACGGCAATTTGCCAAAATTTGGAAATATAAATAATAATGATTGGTATGTTTTCTCAGGGTTGACACTGACATATACTTTTGGAGAAAAACCATGCTATTGCGCAGAATCAAAATAA
- a CDS encoding NAD kinase, translated as MKVAIFGQYYLVSTEPIIKDIFVFFNNNDVEMVIEENFLNMLYEKKIIEHQYNTFSSHDELDSSFDMLISIGGDGTMLRAVTLVRNSGVPILGINAGRLGFLATVQKENIAAFMQIVIDKKYKISKRALLSLTCDPENKSLEGLNFALNEITVGRKDTTSMITIETYLDDEFLNSYWADGLIIATPTGTTGYSLSCGGPILTPDVKSLVITPIAPHNLNARPLVIPDSTEIRIKVSGREEQYLVSLDSRITSATNDSFLTIKKTDFEINMVEIPGETFLKTLRTKLLWGEDRRN; from the coding sequence ATGAAAGTAGCTATTTTTGGCCAATATTATTTAGTAAGCACAGAACCAATCATTAAAGACATTTTTGTGTTTTTTAACAATAATGATGTGGAAATGGTTATTGAAGAAAATTTCCTAAATATGTTGTATGAAAAGAAAATAATTGAACACCAATACAACACTTTTTCCTCCCACGACGAACTCGATTCAAGTTTTGATATGCTTATCAGTATCGGAGGAGACGGAACTATGCTAAGAGCAGTTACACTCGTTCGTAATTCAGGAGTTCCTATTTTAGGAATAAATGCCGGAAGATTGGGATTTTTGGCAACAGTTCAAAAAGAAAACATCGCAGCTTTCATGCAAATTGTTATTGACAAAAAATATAAAATTTCGAAAAGAGCATTATTAAGTCTTACCTGTGATCCAGAAAATAAATCCCTTGAAGGTTTAAATTTTGCGTTGAATGAAATAACCGTGGGTAGAAAGGACACCACTTCTATGATAACGATAGAAACCTATTTGGACGATGAATTTCTGAATTCTTATTGGGCAGACGGATTAATCATAGCCACTCCAACCGGAACAACAGGTTATTCCTTAAGTTGTGGTGGCCCTATTTTGACCCCCGATGTAAAAAGTCTAGTAATTACCCCAATCGCACCCCACAATCTGAATGCAAGACCTCTTGTAATTCCTGATTCGACAGAAATACGTATAAAAGTTTCCGGCAGAGAAGAACAATATTTAGTTTCCCTCGATTCCAGAATAACAAGTGCGACAAATGATTCTTTTTTGACAATTAAAAAAACGGATTTCGAAATAAATATGGTTGAGATTCCTGGAGAAACCTTCTTAAAAACCCTTAGAACGAAACTACTTTGGGGGGAAGACAGAAGGAATTAA
- a CDS encoding CBS domain-containing protein, translating into MTDIKDYITNDYKAIDAQETIGSVQDFFGDLSFSHFPVIEDEIFVGSIAAEDIETFDSDKKINDYKYVLEHFFARTDMIWLDVLEVFAKNHTNLVPILDENNKYVGYYEIEDIIKFFHETPFLKEPGVIIIVNKSTVDYSISQIAQIVESNNGKLLGLFISNSNADTTEITIKISAGSLNETIQTFRRYNYEIISEHNEDNYIKTLKDRSDYLDKYLNM; encoded by the coding sequence ATGACAGATATAAAAGATTACATCACAAACGACTACAAAGCAATTGATGCTCAAGAAACTATTGGATCCGTTCAGGATTTTTTTGGTGATTTGTCCTTTTCTCACTTCCCTGTCATTGAAGATGAAATTTTCGTTGGAAGCATTGCCGCCGAAGACATTGAAACTTTTGACAGCGATAAAAAAATCAATGATTACAAATACGTCTTAGAACACTTTTTTGCAAGAACAGATATGATTTGGCTAGACGTTTTGGAAGTTTTTGCCAAAAATCACACAAATCTTGTTCCTATTCTAGACGAAAACAACAAATATGTTGGCTATTACGAAATAGAAGACATCATTAAGTTTTTTCACGAAACCCCATTTTTAAAAGAACCCGGAGTTATCATTATAGTAAATAAATCTACTGTTGATTATTCGATAAGTCAGATAGCACAAATTGTCGAAAGCAACAACGGCAAACTTTTAGGGCTTTTTATCTCAAATTCAAATGCAGATACCACAGAAATAACTATCAAGATAAGTGCTGGTTCCCTGAATGAAACCATTCAAACCTTCAGAAGATACAACTACGAAATCATTTCGGAACATAACGAAGACAATTACATCAAAACGCTAAAAGATCGTTCCGATTATTTGGACAAATATCTGAATATGTAA
- a CDS encoding pyridoxine 5'-phosphate synthase yields MTKLSVNINKIATLRNARGGNVPDLLKVATDIQKFGAEGITIHPRPDERHIRYQDARDLKSIVYTEYNIEGNPQHNFIDLVLECKPDQVTLVPDAIGAITSSAGWDTIKNQSYLVEVIQEFQRNGIRTSIFVDPILEMIEGAKKTGTDRIELYTEAFAHQYGLGNEKGIEPYVKSAVLANELGLGINAGHDLSLDNVEFFKQNIPGLLEVSIGHALISEALYLGLDNVVNMYLRKLK; encoded by the coding sequence ATGACAAAACTTAGCGTTAATATAAATAAAATTGCCACTTTGCGTAATGCACGCGGTGGAAATGTTCCTGATTTACTGAAAGTTGCCACTGATATTCAGAAATTTGGAGCTGAGGGAATTACCATTCATCCACGTCCAGATGAGCGTCACATACGTTATCAGGATGCCCGTGATTTGAAATCTATTGTTTATACAGAGTATAATATTGAAGGAAATCCCCAACATAATTTTATTGATTTGGTTTTAGAATGTAAACCGGATCAGGTTACTTTGGTGCCCGATGCCATTGGTGCCATTACTTCTTCGGCAGGTTGGGATACCATAAAAAACCAATCTTATTTGGTTGAAGTTATTCAGGAATTTCAAAGAAACGGAATCAGAACTTCGATTTTTGTAGACCCGATTCTCGAAATGATTGAAGGTGCCAAAAAAACAGGTACCGACAGAATCGAACTCTACACCGAAGCTTTTGCGCATCAGTATGGTTTAGGCAATGAAAAAGGAATTGAACCTTACGTAAAATCGGCGGTTTTGGCCAATGAATTGGGGTTAGGAATTAATGCTGGCCATGATTTAAGTTTGGATAATGTTGAGTTCTTTAAGCAAAATATCCCAGGATTATTAGAGGTCTCTATTGGTCATGCACTTATATCAGAAGCTCTTTATCTTGGTCTGGATAATGTGGTAAATATGTATTTGCGAAAATTAAAATAA
- a CDS encoding alpha/beta fold hydrolase — MLYSKIEGSGKPLLIVHGFLGMSDNWKTLGTQFAADGYQVHMLDLRNHGRSFHSDEFSYEIMVQDVFDYCQTNNLESVVIIGHSMGGKVAMLLATTYPNLVNKLVVADIGPKFYPPHHQDILAGLNAVDFSVKPSRSEVEEIMKNDIPDFGTRQFLMKSLYWQEPGQLAFRFNLNVFNRKINEIGKELAPQLTFEKPTLFIRGGNSNYILDDDFDGIKKHFPSSEIATIPNAGHWLHAENPATFYELVGAFLK, encoded by the coding sequence ATGCTTTACTCAAAAATAGAAGGTTCGGGGAAACCGTTACTTATAGTTCATGGTTTTCTAGGAATGTCAGACAACTGGAAAACACTTGGAACCCAGTTTGCCGCCGATGGTTATCAAGTGCATATGTTGGATTTGCGCAATCATGGGCGCAGTTTTCATTCTGATGAATTCAGTTATGAAATTATGGTTCAGGATGTGTTTGATTATTGTCAGACAAACAATCTGGAATCTGTTGTTATTATTGGCCATTCAATGGGCGGAAAAGTTGCTATGCTTTTGGCGACGACTTATCCCAATTTAGTAAACAAATTAGTAGTTGCCGATATAGGTCCTAAATTTTATCCGCCGCACCATCAAGATATATTGGCAGGATTAAATGCCGTTGATTTTTCTGTTAAACCAAGTAGGAGCGAAGTTGAGGAAATCATGAAGAATGATATTCCCGACTTTGGGACGCGTCAGTTTTTGATGAAAAGTCTGTACTGGCAAGAACCGGGACAATTGGCATTTCGATTTAATTTGAATGTTTTTAATAGAAAAATTAACGAAATAGGTAAGGAATTAGCGCCTCAACTAACTTTTGAAAAACCAACACTTTTTATTCGTGGTGGAAATTCCAATTATATTCTCGATGATGATTTTGACGGAATCAAAAAACATTTTCCATCTTCAGAAATAGCAACAATTCCAAATGCCGGGCATTGGCTTCATGCTGAAAATCCAGCAACGTTTTATGAATTAGTTGGTGCTTTTTTAAAATAA
- a CDS encoding phage holin family protein, whose amino-acid sequence MNLIIRIIVTAGLVFGIAHFLPGVHVAGPFTAMVVAVVLALLNVFIKPIMVLLTLPFTIVTLGLFLLVVNGLMILLCTKIVGGFTVDSLWVAIFFSIILSLSQSIVYSIVGGDK is encoded by the coding sequence ATGAATTTGATCATTAGAATTATTGTTACGGCAGGATTGGTTTTTGGGATTGCTCATTTTTTACCCGGTGTACATGTAGCTGGACCGTTTACAGCAATGGTTGTTGCTGTCGTTTTGGCATTGCTTAATGTTTTTATTAAGCCTATCATGGTGTTACTGACTTTGCCTTTTACAATAGTTACTTTGGGATTATTTTTATTGGTGGTAAATGGTCTAATGATATTATTATGTACCAAAATTGTTGGCGGTTTTACTGTCGATTCGTTATGGGTAGCTATATTTTTCAGTATTATATTATCCTTGTCACAGTCTATCGTTTATTCTATCGTGGGTGGTGATAAATAG